The following are from one region of the Oscarella lobularis chromosome 3, ooOscLobu1.1, whole genome shotgun sequence genome:
- the LOC136184340 gene encoding charged multivesicular body protein 3-like: MGLFGKTEQKDPKEMVKEWRSKLRKEQRTIDRQVRGIQREEDKVKRSLKDAAKKGQNDVCRILAKEVVQSRRAVSKMYASKAQINSVMMSMQNQLATVRLSGSLQKSTDVMKSMNNLMKVPEIRQTMMEMSKEMMKAGIMEEMMDDTFESVLDEEGLDEAADTEIDKILFEVTSGILGKASEAPEAHPAGEEGAAAAIESSDEEEEQEMQKRLEALRT, translated from the exons ATGGGACTGTTTGGAAAAACCGAGCAGAAAGACCCCAAAGAAATG GTGAAAGAATGGCGATCGAAGCTGCGGAAAGAGCAACGAACGATCGATCGTCAAGTTCGCG GAATCCAACGCGAAGAGGACAAGGTGAAACGATCGCTGAAAGACGCGGCGAAAAAGGGCCAAAACGACGTGTGCCGTATTCTCGCGAAAGAGGTCGTCCAGTCGCGTCGCGCCGTCAGTAAGATGTACGCGTCGAAAGCGCAGATCAACTCGGTGATGATGAGCATGCAGAATCAACTGG CCACTGTGCGATTGTCTGGTTCGCTGCAGAAGAGTACTGACGTCATGAAGTCGATGAATAATCTCATGAAAGTGCCTGAAATTCGACAGACGATGATGGAAATGTCTAAGGAGATGATGAAA gctGGAATTATGGAAGAGATGATGGACGACACGTTTGAGAGTGTGCTTGATGAAGAGGGACTGGACGAGGCAGCAGATACAGAAATCGATAAAATACTTTTTGAAGTCACAAGTG GAATATTGGGAAAGGCTAGTGAGGCTCCAGAAGCACATCCAGCT GGGGAAGAAGGAGCTGCTGCCGCTATTGAGAGCTcggatgaagaagaggagcagGAAATGCAGAAGCGATTGGAAGCTTTACGTACCTAG
- the LOC136184343 gene encoding splicing factor 45-like, with protein sequence MSLYDGLDLDQTEILDPVAEIKAPVVESQPKEEKSQPKMANWSSSYKFMSAQLQRNKIVQSKSSVPNKPKPTPVTPTPIIPSSTPIQRVQRQESENKNPNAGVSIAKAETVESEPFLPCNIPAIIFNEYDPFKPNDYETLANARKTKEEEEWKRKRDERRRGERDEHYGGRDWDRDRGRDRDGGRDRDQSRDRDRDRDRSHDRDQDRDRRRDVMAAIPPPSSLVGSGGPDEDSPFDEKVPDPKPRHLGEKLLHSATKGNSVAAAIMKKYGYKDGAGLGKQEQGISTALSIKKTGVRQGTIVNEHLQRKQAAEEAEQIAAEEARAAAELAELLKNPTKVTLLMNMVGPGEVDDDLQHETAEECSKYGQVANVIIFELPGASSDEAVRIFVEFSHVESAVEAVKDMNGRYFGGRMITASFFDEERFRKFDLGP encoded by the exons ATGTCGCTGTACGACGGTCTAGATTTAGACCAGACAGAGATTCTGGATCCTGTTGCCGAAATAAAAGCTcctgtcgtcgaatcgcaaccgaaagaggagaaatcGCAGCCGAAAATGG CGAATTGGTCAAGCAGCTACAAGTTCATGTCAGCTCAGCTTCAACGAAACAAGATCGTTCAATCGAAATCGTCCGTTCCAAAC AAACCTAAACCGACTCCTGTAACACCGACTCCTATAATACCAAGTTCGACTCCGATACAAAGAGTCCAACGacaagaaagcgaaaacaaA AATCCAAATGCTGGAGTATCAATTGCTAAG GCGGAGACAGTCGAATCGGAGCCCTTTCTTCCTTGCAACATACCGGCTATCATATTCAACGAATACGATCCGTTCAAGCCGAACGACTACGAGACATTGGCGAAcgcgagaaagacgaaagaggaggaagagtggaagcgaaagcgagacgaacggcggagaggagaaagagacgagCACTATGGTGGCAGAGATTGGGATAGAGACAG GGGGAGAGATCGCGACGGAGGAAGAGATAGAGATCAAAGCCGGGATCGGGATCGAGATCGAGATCGCAGCCACGATCGGGATCAAGATCGAGATAGGAGAAGAG ACGTCATGGCTGCcattccgccgccgtcgtctctcgtcgGCAGCGGTGGCCCAGACGAAGATTCTCCGTTCGACG AGAAAGTTCCAGATCCAAAGCCTCGGCACCTAGGCGAAAAGCTTCTTCACAGCGCAACTAAAGG CAattccgtcgccgctgccaTCATGAAGAAATACGGCTACAAAGACGGCGCAG GGCTTGGCAAGCAGGAACAAGGCATCAGCACGGCTTTGTCTATTAAAAAAACGGGCGTTCGACAGGGCACGATTGTCAACGAACACttgcaaagaaaacagg CCGCCGAAGAGGCAGAACAAATTGCCGCTGAGGAAGCGCGAGCGGCAGCCGAACTGGCCGAACTGTTGAAAAATCCCACGAAAGTGACGTTGCTCATG aacATGGTGGGACCGGGCGAAGTGGACGATGATCTTCAGCACGAGACGGCCGAAGAGTGTTCGAAATACGGTCAAGTGGCCAACGTGATCATATTCGAG TTGCCTGGTGCCTCGTCCGATGAAGCCGTACgcattttcgtcgaattctctCACGTAGAGTCGGCCGTCGAAG CTGTGAAGGACATGAATGGTCGCTATTTTGGAGGGAGAATGATAACAGCGAGCTTTTTTGACGAGGAGCGTTTTCGAAAGTTCGATCTAGGTCCTTAG
- the LOC136184344 gene encoding uncharacterized protein, translating to MVSLLVERLHRQRLDNGDAEPNEVEKSSPSYGSVVQAGATAIDALIAAAASSQRKRKRSNSTPSAIACHRPVETTWTPDPTASAWSPIKRTKKISTSFDSSDDGFFSASSPLPPPPTRQKETVLLRSTSQPCVSGVDAERRASAIVVRPWSSGSAAATKRRHHRERPHVNFAKMVQSRSDESIGFRLDAKADIDFWSSAGASIGPPSLPFAFGDANESADVVRDDAFESSPNASYSQDALCELDLSKIEEN from the exons ATGGTGTCACTCCTAGTGGAGCGTCTTCATCGCCAACGTCTCGACAATGGCGACGCGGAACCGAACGAG gtggaaaaatcgtcgccatcgTACGGAAGCGTCGTCCAGGCGGGAG CGACGGCAATCGACGCGctgatcgccgccgccgcgtcgtcgcagcgcaaacgaaagcgaagcaaTTCGACGCCGAGCGCGATCGCTTGCCATCGTcccgtcgaaacgacgtggACTCCCGATCCCACGGCGAGCGCCTGGTCTCCCATCAagcgaacgaagaaaatatCGACGAGTTTCGattcgtccgacgacggaTTCTTcagcgcttcgtcgccgctgccgccgccgcccacgCGACAAAAAGAGACGGTTCttcttcgatcgacgtcacagCCGTGCGTTTCGGGCGTCGACGCTGAGCGACGAGCGAGCGCTATCGTCGTTCGACCGTGGTCGAGCGGatcagcggcggcgacgaagcggcggcatCATCGCGAGCGACCCCACGTGAATTTCGCCAAAATGGTGCAG agTCGCAGCGACGAGAGTATCGGTTTTCGGCTCGACGCGAAGGCTGATATCGACTTTTGGTCGTCGGCGGGCGCCTCGATTGGGCCCCCGTCGCTTCCGTTTgcgttcggcgacgcgaacgaaagTGCGGACGTTGtccgcgacgacgcgttcgagTCGAGTCCCAACGCCAGCTACTCGCAGGACGCGCTATGCGAACTCGATTTGTCGAAGATTGAAGAGAATTAA
- the LOC136184936 gene encoding NPC intracellular cholesterol transporter 2-like — translation MVVHVVTGIVDDGHGLVASRVQRHLTPLTRYSGLIMPYLPLYVAFFALLGLSYGFPYSNCTGKEGSPPPSTLGKTVAVTSVPPCAAAPCEVHPSEVLNLTITFVPNEVISNFTAVVHAALGTTKIPFPIPNPDGCDTSVTGVTCPLKANTPVEWKHSLTLPKLIPAGVTVVIIWELQVSAGNDVSCVEFVAKVAP, via the exons ATGGTAGTGCACGTGGTAACCGGGATAGTCGATGACGGACACGGTCTCGTCGCGTCACGTGTCCAACGCCATCTCACACCTCTCACACGCTACAGTGGCCTGATCATGCCTTATCTACCGCTTTacgtcgctttttttgcGCTTCTCGGCCTTTCGTACGGTTTTCCATACAGCAACTGTACAG GCAAGGAAGGctcgccgccaccgtcgaCCCTAGGCAAAACAGTTGCAGTTACATCGGTTCCTCCGTGCGCCGCCGCTCCGTGCGAAGTTCATCCGAGCGAAGTTTTGAATCTAACGATCACGTTCGTTCCGA ACGAAGTTATCAGTAATTTCACTGCCGTCGTTCATGCTGCTCTTGGAACAACCAAAATTCCATTTCCTATTCCTAATCCAGACGGTTGTGATACTTCAGTGACGGGCGTGACTTGTCCTCTGAAGGCAAATACGCCTGTGGAATGGAAGCATAGTCTTACCCTCCCCAAGCTCATCCCAGCAGGC gtcaCCGTTGTTATTATTTGGGAATTGCAGGTTTCTGCGGGTAATGACGTGTCTTGCGTCGAGTTTGTTGCAAAAGTAGCCCCATAG
- the LOC136184938 gene encoding NPC intracellular cholesterol transporter 2-like gives MTNLSHCVTFFAFLGATIALPYSNCSGKPFSPPPSTLGKTIAVKSVPPCTASPCLFHAEEELNLTITCVPNQAIKNLTAVVHFANEGAKNVSEAYPISNTNGCDTLVTGVTCPLKANVPVKWNHSIIMPPFVPGEGANLTFTWQLQVSAGNDVSCIQFLTKVVP, from the exons ATGACCAATCTATCCCATTGCGTCACTTTTTTTGCGTTTCTTGGCGCTACGATTGCTCTTCCGTACAGCAACTGCTCAG GCAAGCcattttcgccgccgccatcgaCTCTAGGCAAGACAATTGCCGTTAAATCAGTTCCTCCGTGCACCGCCTCCCCTTGCCTGTTTCACGCGGAAGAAGAGCTGAATCTCACTATCACGTGCGTTCCGA ACCAAGCTATCAAAAATCTCACTGCTGTTGTTCATTTTGCTAATGAAGGAGCGAAGAATGTGAGCGAGGCATATCCTATTTCTAACACAAACGGTTGTGACACTTTGGTGACTGGTGTAACGTGCCCTCTGAAAGCAAATGTGCCTGTCAAATGGAATCACAGTATTATCATGCCTCCTTTTGTCCCAGGAGAAGGC gccAATCTAACCTTTACTTGGCAATTGCAGGTCTCTGCTGGCAACGACGTGTCTTGCATCCAGTTTCTTACAAAGGTAGTACCGTAG
- the LOC136184380 gene encoding fumarylacetoacetate hydrolase domain-containing protein 2-like, whose amino-acid sequence MPDIRFIIEKSAQRIAFVLAKGAPEIPRADVRLKAPITNPEKVICIGMNYVDHCTEQNVPVPKEPVIFSKFASAITDPGSPVSLEETENLDFEVELVIVIGKTGKKISESDAMAHVAGYTVAHDVSARDWQMKKNGGQWLIGKTMDTYCPLGPAIVTTDGITDPHNLGIRCRLNGETVQDSNTNQLVHKTPAALAFISRFITLRPGDLILTGTPPGVGCFRKPPLWLKKGDVVEVEVDEIGCISNPIQ is encoded by the exons ATGCCAGACATCCGATTCATAATCGAAAAAAGCGCCCAGCGAATCGCTTT TGTGCTGGCCAAAGGTGCTCCGGAAATTCCTCGTGCCGATGTTCGGCTCAAGGCGCCGATCACGAATCCGGAAAAAGTGATCTGCATTGGAATGAACTACGTCGACCATTGCACTGAGCAGAACGTCCCCGTACCGAAAGAGCCAGTGATTTTTAGCAAGTTTGCGAGTGCAATTACTGATCCGGGTTCTCCTGTTTCACTAGAAGAAACCGAG AATTTAGATTTTGAAGTAGAGCTGGTCATTGTAATTGGAAAGACTGGGAAAAAGATCTCA GAAAGCGATGCGATGGCTCACGTGGCGGGCTACACTGTGGCTCACGACGTCAGCGCCAGAGATTGgcaaatgaagaaaaacggcggcCAGTGGCTGATTGGAAAAACGATGGACACCTATTGTCCATTAGGTCCAGCTATTGTAACAACTGATGGCATAACAG ATCCTCATAACTTGGGAATACGATGCCGTTTGAACGGAGAGACGGTGCAGGATTCCAATACAAACCAATTGGTTCATAAAACTCCTGCCGCCTTGGCTTTTATATCAAG GTTCATTACTCTTCGTCCAGGAGACCTGATTCTGACTGGAACGCCGCCTGGCGTGGGTTGCTTTAGGAAGCCCCCACTCTGGCTAAAG AAAGGAGATGTTGTTGAAGTGGAAGTTGATGAAATTGGCTGCATCTCCAACCCAATCCAATAG
- the LOC136184930 gene encoding putative aminopeptidase W07G4.4 has protein sequence MVGSAACKSTTLPPSPSSAPSFTDPSCSNRMSLNPLRERFSAMVSKNRERRRAGTNKLATPYRSIDVMSVDFTRRFSTALQMSKRTTTDDHRPVPIEATGDLTSTTFDAVVLVTHSLDLLDDNPQLLTLKEFLEPLMEHDAVIGKDVTFHFMEGHRRLIYSPTGPVNRAQDDSRRYSDAANKGITRALRAGSRSPVLVVPNGAHAVFEKARVVAGLGALQTLYNPLEIFESGRVISKADRLGVWQETPALTPDIVELRGIEHGRFVYRDIGGSDPERMAPPNVQTYMQGLFPTGSGISVTVIDNITELNTDFPLFSAVNRCASGITRHAGRIIKLVYEGSGTINKTLFLVGKGVTYDTGGADIKAGGIMASMSRDKCGAAAVAGFFKTVADLRPVAIKVVGYMAMVRNSVGADCYVADELITSKAGVRVRVGNTDAEGRMAMADALWHAKEAAKTATNPHIMTIATLTGHVIRAYGANYTAIMDNGPAKAVNTAIEVQEVGNVMGDPFEISTIRRDDYDFIVGRSEYEDVLQCNNQPSSSTARGHQFPAAFLIRVSGLDQHDIDKPASDQIRYSHLDIAGSSGAFPFAPTGAPVPALTKYFLDGRYAVPK, from the exons ATGGTTGGATCGGCGGCgtgcaaatcgacgacgttgccgccgtcgccgagctCGGCGCCGAGCTTCACCGATCCGTCGTGCTCGAATCGAATGAGTCTCAATCCGCTGCGCGAGCGCTTTTCCGCCATGGTTAGTAAGAATCGGGAACGTCGAAGAGCTGGAACAAACAAGTTAGCGACCCCGTATCGgagcattgacgtcatgagTGTAG ACTTCACTCGTCGCTTTTCCACTGCACTGCAAATGTCGAAACG AACGACGACCGACGATCATCGCCCGGTGCcgatcgaagcgacgggCGATCTGACGAGCACGACCTTCGACGCGGTCGTGCTCGTTACGCACAGCTTGgatcttctcgacgacaacCCTCAACTACTCACTCTGAAGGAATTTCTCGAGCCTCTCATGGAG CACGATGCTGTGATTGGAAAGGACGTAACGTTCCATTTCATGGAAGGCCATAGGAGATTG ATCTACTCTCCCACTGGGCCTGTAAACAGGGCTCAAGACGACTCTCGTCGCTATTCTGATGCCGCCAACAAGGGAATAACGAGAGCATTGAGAGCAGGAAGCCGAAGTCCTGTGCTCGTTGTTCCCAACGGAGCTCACGCTGTCTTCGAAAAGGCTCGCGTTGTTGCCGGCTTGGGCGCCCTGCAGACGCTTTATAAC CCTCTTGAAATTTTCGAGAGCGGAAGAGTCATATCAAAGGCCGATCGACTCGGAGTGTGGCAGGAGACTCCGGCATTGACTCCTGACATTGTGGAACTTCGAGGCATTGAGCACGGGCGCTTCGTGTATCGAGACATTGGTGGCTCGGATCCGGAGAGAATGGCTCCACCAAACGTGCAGACGTACATGCAAGGTCTCTTTCCAACTGGCTCAGGC atCTCTGTTACTGTCATTGACAATATAACGGAGCTGAATACGGACTTTCCCCTCTTTTCTGCAGTCAATCGCTGTGCCTCTG GCATCACTCGTCATGCTGGACGAATAATCAAGCTTGTGTATGAGGGATCAGGAACAATCAATAAGACTCTCTTTCTTGTTGGAAAGGGAGTCACTTACGACACAGGCGGTGCCGATATCAAAGCGGGAGGCATCATGGCCAGCATGAGCAG AGACAAATGTGGAGCGGCTGCAGTTGCCGGATTTTTCAAAACGGTCGCCGATCTTAGGCCGGTTGCCATCAAAGTCGTCGGCTACATGGCGATGGTTAGAAACAGCGTGGGAGCAG ACTGCTACGTTGCAGACGAGCTCATCACGTCGAAGGCTGGCGTGAGAGTTCGCGTTGGAAATACCGATGCCGAGGGACGCATGGCCATGGCTGATGCTCTGTGGCATGCAAAGGAGGCGGCTAAGACGGCTACCAATCCTCACATTATGACTATTGCTACATTGACCGGCCACGTCATCAGAGCTTACGGTGCCAACTACACG GCAATCATGGACAATGGGCCTGCGAAAGCTGTCAATACGGCAATAGAAGTTCAGGAAG TTGGTAACGTGATGGGTGATCCGTTTGAAATATCGACAATTCGTAGAGAT GACTATGACTTCATTGTTGGAAGGAGCGAGTACGAGGACGTGCTCCAGTGCAACAATCAACCGTCGTCTTCTACTGCTCGTGGTCATCAGTTTCCAGCCGCTTTTCTTATTAGAGTCTCAGGCTTAGATCAA CACGACATTGATAAGCCTGCGTCGGACCAAATTCGCTACTCTCATCTGGACATTGCTGGCTCTTCTGGCGCCTTTCCTTTCGCTCCCACAGGGGCACCAGTGCCAGCGTTGACCAAATATTTCTTGGATGGCCGCTACGCTGTTCCCAAGTAA
- the LOC136184929 gene encoding interferon-induced GTP-binding protein Mx1-like yields the protein MNHGLDPGTKSQPLSFTGANVFQFGGIGPQLRGSPAAVAGARTTAPPEKTVLTDDFEPKVRPYIDLIDKLRSLGIDEDVPLPAVVVIGDQSTGKSSVLEAISAVKLPRGTGIVTRCALELRMKRTKEASWKATISYKVVASLSGTLERRHTIAISNPEAIGEEVRKAQNVLAGEGSGISLNGLIRLEIESPDVPDLTLIDLPGIARVPLLGQGDISKQTKALIRKFISKEETIILCVIPCNVDIATTEALKLAHDADPMKTRTLGVMTKPDIADKGTENEIVKIARNKTEYNLKLGYTVVRCRCQDDVDKRMSLQAAIEQEKEFFEKHKYYQVLVNENKTGIQNLSKTLVKQLVVQIQRCLPKLKKSVAKLVKETDRELRLLGEPLPKEKKQFLMKLLHNFGHDVRAVGAGEKNSEHENLYALVHKSFTTFAQDIEKLRPGQNQAGEREKIKKKLQTCRGRELPTFLSFSVFRTFAIDKVKEMLDPAVELLDTVHNCVEEILTRMIDKHFGPYRNLRSRVVDKLLEYLRKQKEEALKDIKRMFEKENYIFTQDVTYRSLLHAVELERTMAQQQQAQSVITMSRKGRVAQQFSPMAEVIGSGTVSLASDMNAEAAEMLTKLTEYNKVVRARLGDTIPMTIYFSLVTSLVKDLTDNLPSEIAFQKQSLTLDEIGDDDDDDDDGYEWSAKKLLEEDEEVAAKRKRLDETLKRLKQAQRELNQRCPGFQRFVEDLEEDDDAI from the exons ATGAATCACGGCCTAGACCCGGGGACAAAGTCCCAGCCGCTATCATTCACAGGGGCCAACGTATTTCAGTTCGGCGGCATCGGCCCGCAGCTAAGGGGCTCACCGGCGGCAGTGGCAGGGGCACGTACAACTGCGCCCCCTGAGAAAACCGTTCTAACGGACGACTTTGAGCCAAAAGTGCGGCCGTACATCGACTTGATTGATAAGCTGAGAAGCCTAGGAATCGATGAGGACGTTCCCCTCccggccgtcgtcgtcattggcgACCAAAGCACAGGAAAGAGTTCCGTTCTCGAAGCAATTTCCGCCGTCAAGTTGCCACGCGGAACGGGCATCGTGACTCGGTGCGCTCTAGAGTTGCGAATGAAGAGAACCAAAGAAGCGAGCTGGAAAGCGACCATCAGCTACAAGGTGGTGGCCTCATTGTCTGGCACGCTGGAGCGCCGTCACACGATAGCCATATCTAACCCAGAAGCCATCGGCGAAGAAGTTCGGAAAGCCCAGAACGTTTTGGCCGGGGAAGGAAGCGGAATTAGTTTGAATGGGTTGATACGGTTGGAGATCGAGTCGCCAGACGTGCCAGACTTAACTCTGATCGATCTGCCTGGCATTGCTCGTGTCCCTCTTCTAGGACAGGGAGATATTTCAAAGCAGACGAAAGCTCTGATTCGAAAGTTCATTTCAAAAGAAGAGACAATCATTCTCTGCGTGATACCGTGCAATGTTGACATTGCCACGACGGAAGCACTCAAACTGGCTCACGACGCAGATCCTATGAAGACGAGGACGCTTGGAGTCATGACAAAGCCGGATATTGCCGACAAAGGAACCGAGAACGAAATCGTGAAGATAGCTCGCAACAAGACCGAATACAATTTGAAATTGGGTTACACTGTCGTTCGGTGCCGATGTCAAGATGACGTAGATAAAAGGATGTCTCTTCAGGCTGCAATAGAACAGGAAAAGGAATTCTTTGAAAAACACAAG TATTACCAAGTCCTGGTGAATGAAAACAAAACGGGCATACAAAATTTATCCAAAACGCTTGTAAAGCAGTTGGTCGTCCAGATTCAGCGTTGCCTGCCcaaactgaagaaaagcGTTGCAAAACTGGTGAAAGAGACGGATAGAGAGCTTAGATTGCTTGGAGAGCCGCTacccaaagaaaaaaagcaattCCTAATGAAG TTGCTGCACAACTTTGGGCACGACGTAAGGGCGGTTGGTGCTGGCGAAAAGAATTCAGAGCACGAGAATCTCTATGCGCTCGTGCACAAATCGTTCACAACATTCGCACAAGATATAGAAAAGTTGAGACCTG GTCAAAATCAAGCTGGGGAGCGCGAAAAGATCAAGAAAAAGCTTCAGACATGCAGAGGACGTGAACTTCCAAC ATTTCTGTCGTTTTCCGTGTTTCGAACATTTGCAATTGACAAGGTGAAGGAGATGCTAGATCCAGCCGTGGAACTTCTAGACACTGTCCACAACTGCGTGGAAGAG ATTCTGACAAGGATGATTGATAAGCACTTTGGACCCTACAGAAATTTGAGAAGTCGCGTCGTAGACAAACTGCTTGAATATCTCCGcaagcaaaaagaagaggcGCTGAAGGACATCAAAAGAATgtttgaaaaggaaaattaCATTTTCACGCAGGACGTAACATACAGGAGCCTCTTACACGCAGTCGAATTGGAGCGCACAATG GCACAACAGCAACAGGCACAAAGTGTGATCACAATGAGCAGAAAGGGGAGAGTGGCCCAACAATTTTCTCCAATGGCGGAAGTCATAGGATCAGGCACGGTTTCACTGGCAAGTGATATGAATGCTGAAGCAGCTGAAATGCTGACAAAACTGACGGAATACAACAAG GTGGTGAGAGCCAGATTGGGAGACACGATTCCAATGACGATTTATTTCAGTCTCGTCACGTCGCTCGTCAAGGATCTGACGGACAATCTGCCGTCAGAAATTGCATTTCAGAAGCAGAGCCTGACGTTGGAtgaaatcggcgacgacgacgacgacgacgatgacggatACGAGTGGAGTGCCAAAAAATTGCTTGAAGAGGATGAGGAAGttgctgcaaaaagaaaaaggctcGATGAGACGCTCAAGCGTCTTAAGCAAGCCCAGCGAGAGCTCAATCAGAGATGTCCGGGCTTTCAACGTTTTGTAGAGGATTTggaggaagatgacgacgctATTTAG